In the genome of Solibacillus silvestris, one region contains:
- a CDS encoding Parasporal protein has translation MKKLFNVSILTVVLVIISSVIVSGHSVQASTNPFTDVKETNSHANAIVSLYNEGIITGVTSKTYEPGKSATRGDAALYLANALNLQITTAPNPEFKDVPTTSKYYKAIAALNKAGIVNGYGDEFRPNATLTRSQLAKMLTIGFELQQSTTTKTKFTDVNKLTDTATKKYIQTLVDYEITKGTTATTFSPNMKLTRAQLATFLYNAIQATSDDFIVIGIE, from the coding sequence ATGAAGAAATTATTCAACGTATCAATACTTACTGTAGTGCTTGTTATTATTTCAAGTGTTATCGTAAGCGGCCATTCAGTACAAGCATCTACAAATCCATTTACCGATGTAAAAGAAACGAATTCCCATGCCAATGCAATAGTTTCATTATATAATGAAGGAATTATTACAGGTGTGACGAGTAAAACTTATGAGCCTGGTAAATCGGCAACACGTGGGGATGCAGCATTATATTTAGCGAACGCATTAAATCTGCAAATTACTACCGCGCCAAATCCGGAGTTCAAAGATGTTCCAACAACAAGCAAATATTACAAAGCCATCGCAGCATTAAATAAAGCAGGCATTGTAAACGGTTATGGCGATGAATTCCGCCCAAACGCAACTTTGACTCGTTCTCAGTTAGCCAAAATGTTAACGATCGGTTTTGAGTTGCAGCAATCTACTACTACAAAAACGAAATTCACAGATGTCAACAAGTTAACAGATACTGCAACGAAGAAGTACATTCAGACCTTAGTTGATTATGAAATTACAAAAGGTACGACAGCTACAACATTCAGCCCGAACATGAAATTGACACGTGCCCAGTTAGCGACATTTTTATATAATGCAATCCAAGCCACTTCTGATGACTTTATTGTAATTGGTATAGAATAA
- a CDS encoding S-layer protein, translating to MLKIKSALLASLLFLSTALPTATYANVQGTVEAENPTVQNSTTTTTQTTDSGNNPVVQEETVTDEKEAESTSADEKAEQTTTTPAQPEPQTETSPEKEESVEQESPAQTEQPATDAEQNESSEEPANQPQTGERLTVKQKLADVPDNFWAKNEVMQLVEMGVIGGYPDAQFRPNLNINRGQAANLFKGALKLPDGKYQNKFSDVSAKSSFLQGVFSTYEAGIFGGKPDGRFGVADALTREQMATTLVRAFDLKDTGKELTFKDWNKISESHRENVKILAQHGITTGREDGTYDPKATVNRVTFSVMLHRALVATNQIAKNEYKVQAAEVSSNFKNNREEMNFAQVTSDANPLYLRSTATIVFKGTTTETYGVAKDTVYNYAVGNQGATVKVTVRALENGDDFVFTTLTNKGKSKLTVDLFQKATNVTNYRLYRYDRFPIEKNSADVFGFDSSSYPTGLLRIMENEKLATDRMVGKAYRSKQLTQSYKDTGGTSYMRDLESEYEAYSQAWLGEDLFSYYTLVSNGNDIVDTWYMNSNERLFKTDENMNGWMLETALNYKKRNNWYTAEGPYNKMATTTEPMPKSYQGFGRNLLLVKEDRALVLLKEQGDRYFANLVKNSFINLNKFKGDATYWKTEVTSTYLKNLFGITAPFIDTRFNEQIALFYYNSGAEFNMPNYKEPLRNYADLLASRKQAGHVINVAKDAYYISDYFPVNQQVTTHASMNHVLGGMNVLLLAYKEFQDPKYLEAAKSISRALQIEKNKWIRSNGDIWYRVNPKGEFAGDDYQHLTLEDLINSYKNWKDVDPSQLPVFEEMLISKANYLSENRLGHTYKIKNGLEEIGMSEYLPEGKLYTDAL from the coding sequence ATGTTGAAAATAAAATCAGCACTGTTAGCCTCGCTACTATTTTTATCCACAGCGCTACCAACCGCAACGTATGCAAATGTACAAGGCACAGTTGAAGCTGAAAATCCAACAGTACAAAATTCAACCACTACTACGACTCAAACTACGGATTCCGGTAATAATCCGGTAGTTCAAGAGGAAACGGTTACAGATGAAAAGGAAGCGGAATCCACTTCTGCAGACGAAAAAGCTGAACAGACAACGACAACACCTGCTCAGCCAGAACCACAAACAGAAACATCTCCAGAAAAAGAGGAATCAGTAGAGCAAGAGTCTCCGGCACAAACAGAACAACCTGCAACTGATGCGGAACAAAACGAGTCATCAGAGGAGCCAGCTAATCAGCCGCAAACAGGTGAGCGATTAACGGTTAAGCAGAAGCTTGCGGATGTGCCGGATAATTTCTGGGCTAAAAATGAAGTGATGCAGCTAGTAGAGATGGGCGTAATCGGCGGTTACCCGGATGCACAGTTCCGCCCCAATCTAAATATTAACCGTGGTCAGGCGGCAAACCTGTTTAAAGGTGCGTTAAAGCTTCCGGACGGTAAATATCAAAACAAGTTTTCGGATGTAAGTGCGAAATCTAGCTTTTTACAAGGTGTATTTTCTACATATGAAGCTGGTATTTTTGGCGGTAAACCAGACGGACGTTTCGGTGTAGCGGATGCGTTAACACGTGAACAGATGGCGACGACTCTAGTGCGTGCATTTGATTTGAAAGATACAGGTAAGGAACTGACATTTAAAGACTGGAACAAAATCAGTGAATCACATCGCGAGAATGTTAAAATTTTAGCCCAGCATGGAATTACAACAGGGCGTGAAGACGGTACTTACGATCCGAAAGCAACAGTTAACCGTGTAACGTTCTCAGTCATGCTTCACCGTGCACTAGTTGCAACAAATCAAATTGCAAAAAATGAATATAAAGTTCAAGCAGCAGAAGTATCAAGTAATTTTAAAAACAATCGTGAAGAAATGAACTTTGCACAAGTAACATCTGATGCAAACCCGTTATATCTTCGTTCAACAGCTACGATTGTATTTAAAGGAACAACGACTGAAACTTACGGTGTTGCAAAGGATACAGTTTATAATTATGCAGTCGGGAACCAAGGTGCAACAGTGAAAGTAACAGTTCGAGCTTTGGAAAACGGCGATGATTTTGTATTTACAACGTTAACAAATAAGGGGAAATCAAAGCTGACTGTGGATTTATTCCAGAAAGCAACGAATGTAACAAATTACCGATTGTACCGATATGATCGTTTCCCAATCGAAAAAAACTCGGCTGATGTATTTGGCTTTGACTCGTCATCATACCCGACAGGATTATTACGCATTATGGAGAACGAAAAGCTGGCGACAGATCGTATGGTCGGAAAGGCATATCGTTCAAAACAATTAACACAAAGCTATAAAGATACTGGCGGGACAAGCTATATGCGTGATCTGGAATCGGAGTACGAAGCGTATTCACAAGCATGGCTTGGCGAAGATTTATTCAGCTACTATACACTTGTTTCTAATGGCAACGATATTGTTGACACATGGTATATGAATTCAAATGAACGTTTATTTAAAACAGATGAAAATATGAATGGCTGGATGCTTGAAACTGCGCTTAACTATAAAAAGCGTAACAACTGGTACACAGCAGAAGGTCCATACAATAAAATGGCGACAACTACAGAGCCAATGCCGAAATCTTACCAAGGGTTCGGGCGTAATCTATTGTTGGTAAAAGAAGACCGTGCACTTGTATTATTAAAAGAACAGGGCGACCGTTATTTTGCAAACTTAGTGAAAAACTCGTTCATTAACTTGAATAAGTTTAAAGGCGACGCGACTTACTGGAAGACTGAAGTAACAAGTACGTATTTGAAAAACTTATTTGGCATTACAGCACCATTTATCGACACGCGCTTCAATGAGCAGATTGCGTTATTCTACTATAATTCCGGGGCCGAGTTTAATATGCCGAACTATAAAGAGCCATTACGTAATTATGCAGACCTTTTAGCATCACGTAAACAAGCGGGGCATGTAATTAATGTCGCTAAAGATGCTTATTATATTTCAGATTACTTCCCTGTGAATCAGCAGGTGACAACACATGCATCGATGAACCATGTACTTGGTGGCATGAATGTTCTGTTGTTGGCATATAAAGAATTCCAGGATCCAAAATATTTAGAAGCGGCAAAATCGATTAGCCGTGCATTGCAAATTGAGAAGAACAAGTGGATCCGTTCAAACGGAGATATTTGGTACCGTGTGAATCCAAAAGGTGAATTTGCCGGTGATGATTATCAGCACTTAACGCTTGAAGACTTGATCAACTCTTATAAAAACTGGAAAGATGTAGATCCATCACAATTACCGGTGTTTGAAGAAATGCTGATTTCAAAAGCGAATTATTTATCGGAAAACCGTTTAGGTCACACATACAAAATTAAAAATGGCCTTGAAGAAATCGGCATGTCCGAGTATTTACCAGAAGGCAAATTATATACAGACGCATTGTAA
- a CDS encoding S-layer protein, whose translation MKRVLIMGSIIACLLHAPSSDAYAKTSPTFTDVKSTYWAAPVIYELVEKGFMEGYTDGTFKPNSTTTRAEAASIIARTMGIPLATDFVPEFTDVPANHRYYKEICKLAELGIIQNASEFHPEAPLKRAHISKMIALAYEVEVDQKNKTTFKDLPKNYWAKDYIESLADVEIVKGKTTKTFEPNEFVTRAHVAALTMRGMEFKEKINNLEVVYDFLQKDYIDTVNLHKQWEKKILELVNKERAVKGLSPFMQDKKLTQIAIIKVKDMLKRNYFEHNSPFYGNPWDLATLFDYEYSSYGENLARNFESPETTVKAWMASPKHRDNILKEVYTHMGIGIEQSKNGKYYVVQHFSSK comes from the coding sequence ATGAAACGGGTTTTAATTATGGGGTCCATCATTGCGTGTTTATTACATGCACCATCTTCTGATGCATATGCAAAAACGTCTCCAACTTTCACTGATGTGAAAAGTACGTATTGGGCAGCACCTGTAATATATGAGCTAGTTGAAAAAGGGTTTATGGAAGGCTATACAGACGGTACATTCAAACCGAACAGTACGACGACTCGTGCTGAGGCGGCAAGTATTATTGCAAGAACGATGGGCATTCCTCTCGCGACTGATTTTGTTCCGGAATTTACGGATGTTCCTGCAAATCACCGTTATTATAAAGAGATTTGTAAACTTGCAGAATTGGGGATTATTCAAAATGCTAGTGAGTTTCATCCTGAAGCCCCTTTAAAGCGTGCACATATTTCAAAAATGATCGCTCTTGCCTATGAGGTTGAAGTTGATCAGAAAAATAAGACAACATTTAAGGATCTGCCTAAAAACTATTGGGCAAAAGATTATATTGAATCATTGGCAGATGTGGAAATTGTAAAAGGAAAGACTACTAAAACTTTTGAACCGAATGAGTTTGTTACACGAGCTCATGTCGCTGCACTGACGATGCGCGGAATGGAGTTTAAGGAAAAGATTAATAATCTGGAAGTAGTATATGACTTTTTACAAAAAGATTATATTGATACAGTGAATCTTCATAAACAGTGGGAGAAAAAAATATTGGAGCTTGTTAATAAAGAACGGGCTGTTAAAGGACTTTCACCATTTATGCAAGACAAGAAGTTAACACAGATCGCTATTATTAAAGTGAAGGATATGCTAAAACGCAATTACTTCGAACATAATTCACCATTTTACGGCAACCCGTGGGATTTAGCGACATTGTTCGATTATGAGTATTCAAGCTATGGAGAAAACTTGGCCCGAAATTTCGAGTCACCGGAAACAACGGTAAAGGCTTGGATGGCGTCACCGAAACACCGAGATAATATTTTAAAAGAAGTGTATACACATATGGGCATCGGCATTGAGCAATCTAAAAATGGAAAATATTATGTAGTTCAACACTTTTCTAGTAAATAA
- a CDS encoding peptidase, with protein sequence MKKKILLPIFATFMIFSGVGMGSNNTAQAASVSELTATASKYIGVPYVYGGTTASGLDCSGFTQLVFKQLGYDLNRTAASQYKQGSAVSKSDLQPGDLVFFNTTGKVASHVGISLGGNKFVHAGTSTGVTEASLNSSYWAKRYNGAKRVASFGESNKVVAAVSSVEKEEVKDSAIDFTIYASRGEVAIQLAKTLGLNTSDTNSPFTDIKSSSKYAGAATALYKLGVFTGDEGKFNPASPLTRAQMAKVLVKAFDLKMKQDTLKFTDVPTSHWAHNDISILASNGITVGKGDGTFGTNDNVMLKHLTAFINRLQ encoded by the coding sequence GTGAAAAAGAAAATCTTATTACCGATCTTTGCAACTTTCATGATTTTTTCAGGTGTAGGGATGGGTTCGAATAATACAGCACAAGCAGCATCAGTTTCAGAATTAACAGCAACAGCTTCTAAATATATTGGTGTACCATACGTTTACGGAGGAACAACAGCAAGCGGATTAGATTGCTCTGGATTTACTCAATTAGTATTCAAGCAATTAGGCTATGACCTAAACCGTACAGCTGCTTCTCAATATAAACAAGGTAGTGCAGTTTCAAAATCAGATTTACAACCAGGCGATTTAGTATTCTTTAATACAACTGGTAAAGTCGCTTCTCATGTTGGTATCTCATTAGGTGGAAATAAATTCGTCCACGCTGGTACAAGCACAGGCGTTACTGAAGCAAGTTTAAATTCTTCTTACTGGGCAAAACGTTATAACGGAGCAAAACGCGTTGCGAGCTTTGGAGAAAGTAATAAAGTAGTTGCAGCAGTATCTTCAGTTGAAAAAGAAGAAGTTAAAGATTCAGCTATCGATTTCACGATTTATGCATCTCGTGGTGAAGTAGCAATTCAATTAGCAAAAACATTAGGTTTAAATACATCTGATACAAATTCACCATTCACAGATATTAAATCATCATCAAAATATGCAGGTGCAGCAACAGCACTATATAAATTAGGTGTTTTCACTGGCGATGAAGGTAAATTCAATCCAGCTTCACCATTAACACGTGCTCAAATGGCAAAAGTGTTAGTAAAAGCATTTGACTTAAAAATGAAACAAGATACTTTAAAGTTCACAGATGTACCAACATCTCACTGGGCACATAACGACATCTCGATCTTAGCATCGAACGGCATCACAGTTGGTAAAGGTGACGGCACATTCGGTACAAACGACAACGTTATGTTAAAACATTTAACAGCTTTCATTAACCGTTTACAATAA
- a CDS encoding N-acetylmuramoyl-L-alanine amidase — MSLRNLVMSVTIIFMAMFQLNTAYASTSFADVPSSNGAYNEINYLINAGVIKGYTENGKTLYKPNAHVTRGQAAKMVVIATNNKPLTVKKSSFSDVTLGTELSGYVESAVELGFFSEQSNGKFAPNTPLTREEMSKVLAIAFKLNTAQTEKLEIPFKDIKPSYGYYPYIAAIYFNGITVEADKYNPKNSVTRAQFASFIARASSDKYRLPLPVQGVNVPDISTAVASVKANVNNLNVRTSASSSNASNILAKVNTGASFAVFEIQKDGWLKVSHEGRYAYVYKDYVDFMDETGKQLNKVQKHVYASGNIKAYEKRDVGSNSVSSIAAKEKIAVYNTIGNWYVTLVNGLPAYVRVSQTEDTLQTEPVTPPVVEPEKPVVEEENNVPNPPAGNGGENEQPVTPPQELLTNTVGKATVDALQIRETASGSARSLGQIKRGTLVEVHSVSGSWAKITYNGINGYINKTYLQLLNQKGPAVKDRIIVLDPGHGGKDPGAVKKDAREKEIVLKVANLVKQKLEKDGAKVKMTRSGDTYPSLEDRVRYAKNENGDIFISLHANAAAKESANGTETFYSVTSNANEKEDLALATAINNEIVKNAKMYNRGVKRADYVVIKGNVMPAVLVELGFITNNEDREKLVSDEYVEIFAQSIYNGIVQYYTK, encoded by the coding sequence TTGTCTTTGCGCAATCTGGTCATGTCGGTGACAATCATCTTCATGGCAATGTTCCAATTGAATACGGCATATGCTAGTACAAGCTTTGCCGATGTCCCTTCTTCAAACGGGGCGTATAATGAAATAAACTATTTAATAAATGCGGGTGTTATAAAAGGGTATACAGAAAACGGTAAAACTCTTTATAAACCGAATGCCCATGTAACCCGGGGACAAGCTGCTAAAATGGTTGTTATTGCAACAAATAACAAGCCTTTAACTGTAAAAAAGTCCTCGTTTTCTGATGTTACATTAGGCACTGAGCTTTCGGGCTATGTAGAAAGTGCTGTGGAGTTAGGGTTTTTCTCTGAGCAATCCAATGGAAAATTCGCGCCGAACACTCCTTTGACAAGAGAAGAAATGAGTAAAGTGCTGGCTATTGCATTTAAATTAAACACAGCTCAAACAGAAAAGCTGGAAATTCCATTTAAAGATATTAAACCGTCGTATGGCTATTATCCATACATCGCGGCAATCTACTTTAACGGAATTACTGTAGAGGCTGATAAATATAATCCGAAAAATTCAGTAACACGTGCACAGTTCGCATCATTTATTGCTCGTGCCTCATCTGACAAGTATCGTTTGCCATTGCCTGTTCAAGGGGTGAATGTACCGGATATTTCGACAGCAGTTGCTTCTGTTAAAGCAAATGTAAATAATTTAAATGTCCGCACATCTGCATCTTCTTCAAATGCATCGAATATTTTGGCGAAAGTAAATACAGGTGCATCGTTTGCTGTATTTGAAATCCAGAAAGATGGTTGGCTGAAAGTTTCCCATGAAGGACGCTATGCCTATGTTTACAAGGATTATGTAGATTTTATGGATGAAACAGGTAAGCAGCTTAATAAAGTACAAAAGCATGTTTACGCTTCGGGCAATATTAAAGCATACGAAAAGCGTGATGTTGGTTCAAATAGTGTAAGTTCAATAGCAGCAAAAGAGAAAATTGCTGTTTATAATACGATTGGCAATTGGTATGTTACGTTAGTAAATGGTTTACCTGCCTATGTCCGTGTTTCTCAAACTGAAGACACATTGCAGACAGAACCAGTTACTCCTCCAGTAGTGGAACCGGAAAAACCGGTAGTGGAAGAGGAAAATAATGTACCGAATCCACCTGCAGGTAATGGCGGTGAAAACGAACAACCAGTTACCCCGCCGCAAGAGCTATTGACGAATACGGTTGGTAAAGCAACGGTTGATGCATTGCAAATTCGCGAGACTGCTTCAGGCAGTGCACGTTCGCTTGGTCAAATTAAGCGAGGTACACTAGTGGAAGTCCATTCGGTATCCGGTAGCTGGGCTAAAATAACGTATAACGGTATAAATGGTTATATTAATAAAACATATTTACAACTTCTAAATCAAAAAGGACCTGCTGTAAAAGATCGTATTATTGTTCTAGATCCAGGTCATGGCGGGAAAGACCCAGGTGCTGTAAAGAAAGACGCACGTGAAAAGGAAATCGTTTTAAAAGTTGCAAATCTCGTAAAGCAAAAGCTTGAAAAAGATGGTGCAAAAGTGAAAATGACGCGTTCTGGAGATACATATCCTAGCTTAGAGGATCGTGTTCGATACGCAAAAAATGAAAACGGTGATATTTTTATCAGTCTTCATGCAAATGCAGCAGCAAAGGAATCAGCAAATGGAACGGAAACATTCTACAGCGTGACTTCCAATGCAAATGAAAAAGAAGATTTAGCGTTGGCAACGGCCATTAACAATGAAATCGTTAAAAACGCCAAAATGTACAACCGTGGTGTAAAGCGCGCAGACTATGTTGTTATTAAAGGAAACGTAATGCCTGCTGTTTTAGTGGAGCTCGGTTTCATAACTAACAATGAAGATAGAGAAAAACTGGTATCTGACGAGTATGTCGAAATTTTTGCCCAGTCCATTTACAATGGCATTGTGCAATATTATACGAAATAA
- a CDS encoding benzene 1,2-dioxygenase, producing MILAHILVKYHHIGKERESVFKKIVGLAFALIVALSFTTQSTSHANDIKGHQMVNELTYWSNLNVIRPDSKGNYYPNRAVTRGEFASYITRALELPDSSTYTFKDLKAGNELTREIQAAAGSNILSGYPDGTFRPNEKITRQHMAALLEKALRYSNVPLEGQPLTFKDNNKISDQFKPAVATNVYYNIIRGSHTKNGVFFEPQGNATIAHAAAFLFRMQTTIETFAVKEGEGTVETPAPNPNVYYVGKISNGVITKNSTVYFNYEQAESALKSSGSNLIIKGEKIIKMSSGIASAADTKANTVTIYSDKNFTKSLSYAVEGSQFKYIGSNDQYAIVQLADTKGYAKIDEVTLTPTSLIKGQDFYFVEGGYLTHRTYNHITQKYNWDYVVSEAPVFMQRGGQYYSQDGVNFYSDVLLTKKVGTHYPYFQFQSIRQPSNYTAEELDNMIMTLLAERQAIKTSPQYAKATTDSRLIGMGKFLKQVEAQYNVNALFILAAAMHEGDYGVSKNALTKNNIFGIKVFDTDPTLGEVYKSRDDSVLAFINRYVNLNYVPQSGGYAKGAAPGNKTAGMNVHYASDPFWGSKIAGHMYRMDNRFGKKDYKQAKLAFVSYENGLLVNVRNEPSTASPVHFTYKAKYVGETGVFGYPISIVEETKGTDGYVWYKIMSDNNPPAKYGWVRSDLVQLIPGY from the coding sequence ATGATTCTCGCTCATATATTGGTAAAATATCATCATATAGGAAAGGAGCGTGAATCTGTGTTTAAAAAAATAGTTGGACTAGCATTCGCATTAATCGTTGCTCTGTCTTTCACAACACAATCAACATCTCATGCAAATGATATAAAAGGCCATCAAATGGTAAATGAATTAACATACTGGTCTAATCTTAATGTCATCCGACCAGACAGCAAAGGAAATTACTACCCAAACCGTGCCGTTACGCGAGGTGAATTTGCTTCTTACATTACACGCGCACTTGAATTACCAGACTCATCTACATACACTTTTAAAGATTTAAAAGCTGGTAATGAATTGACACGTGAGATCCAGGCAGCTGCTGGCTCGAATATTTTAAGCGGTTATCCTGATGGCACATTCCGTCCGAACGAAAAGATTACGCGCCAGCATATGGCAGCACTTTTGGAAAAAGCATTGCGTTATTCAAACGTGCCATTGGAAGGACAACCATTAACATTCAAGGATAACAACAAAATCAGTGATCAGTTCAAACCAGCTGTAGCTACAAATGTTTACTACAATATTATCCGTGGATCGCATACGAAAAACGGGGTATTTTTTGAACCTCAGGGCAATGCGACAATCGCTCATGCTGCAGCATTTTTATTCCGTATGCAAACGACAATCGAAACATTTGCTGTAAAAGAAGGTGAAGGAACGGTGGAAACACCTGCTCCGAACCCAAATGTTTATTATGTCGGCAAAATTTCAAATGGAGTAATTACGAAAAACTCTACTGTTTACTTTAACTACGAACAAGCTGAATCAGCGTTAAAAAGTTCTGGCTCAAACTTGATTATTAAAGGCGAAAAAATCATTAAAATGTCATCTGGTATCGCTTCAGCAGCTGATACGAAAGCAAACACTGTAACAATTTATTCAGACAAAAACTTCACGAAGTCGTTATCGTACGCTGTTGAAGGCTCTCAATTTAAATACATCGGAAGCAATGATCAGTATGCAATCGTTCAATTAGCTGATACAAAAGGCTATGCGAAAATTGATGAAGTTACATTAACACCGACAAGCTTAATTAAAGGACAAGACTTCTATTTTGTTGAAGGCGGTTACTTAACACATCGTACGTACAATCATATTACACAAAAGTATAATTGGGATTATGTAGTGAGTGAAGCACCTGTATTTATGCAGCGCGGCGGTCAATACTATAGCCAGGATGGTGTAAACTTCTACTCTGATGTACTATTGACGAAAAAAGTAGGCACACATTATCCGTACTTCCAATTCCAATCGATTCGTCAGCCATCTAACTATACAGCTGAGGAACTGGACAATATGATTATGACATTATTAGCAGAGCGCCAGGCAATCAAAACTTCCCCACAATATGCTAAAGCAACGACTGACTCTCGTTTAATCGGCATGGGTAAATTTTTAAAGCAGGTGGAAGCACAATATAATGTCAATGCCCTATTCATTTTAGCTGCTGCAATGCACGAAGGTGATTACGGTGTAAGTAAAAATGCATTAACGAAAAACAATATTTTCGGTATTAAAGTATTCGATACAGATCCGACATTAGGTGAAGTTTATAAATCTCGTGATGATAGTGTCCTTGCGTTTATTAACCGCTATGTCAACCTGAACTACGTGCCTCAATCAGGAGGTTATGCAAAAGGTGCAGCACCGGGGAATAAAACAGCCGGCATGAACGTGCACTATGCATCAGATCCATTCTGGGGCAGTAAAATTGCGGGTCATATGTACCGTATGGATAACCGCTTTGGTAAAAAAGATTACAAACAAGCTAAATTGGCCTTCGTATCATATGAAAATGGTCTTTTAGTAAATGTTCGTAACGAGCCATCTACAGCTTCGCCAGTTCACTTCACTTATAAAGCCAAATATGTAGGTGAAACAGGCGTGTTCGGTTACCCTATCTCAATCGTTGAAGAAACGAAGGGTACGGACGGCTATGTATGGTACAAAATTATGTCAGACAATAACCCTCCTGCAAAATATGGTTGGGTACGCTCTGATTTAGTTCAACTAATTCCAGGATATTAA
- a CDS encoding multidrug ABC transporter ATPase: MQTNNRKKNNEPPIDNNPLIQAASLEVLAGLLATLAEGISTFASALALQETQQQVTNNNQNNVNLQEVHEQLHYLTKEVKKISKALNL, from the coding sequence TTGCAAACTAATAACCGTAAGAAAAACAATGAACCGCCGATCGATAACAATCCATTAATTCAAGCCGCTTCACTTGAGGTATTAGCCGGCTTGTTAGCTACGTTAGCTGAAGGGATTTCTACATTTGCATCTGCTCTTGCACTACAGGAAACACAGCAGCAGGTCACTAATAACAATCAAAACAACGTGAATCTCCAGGAAGTACATGAACAGCTTCATTACTTAACAAAAGAAGTAAAAAAAATATCGAAGGCATTAAACTTGTAG